AAATTATCGTTTGTTTGACGTTTTGCATCGGGTCGTTCTATTTCCGCGGATGGAGTTGTTTTAGCTCCGAAAAATTGGCTTTTTCGTAAAGTTTGTTTTCTCGGTTTGAAGCGCGGCGGATTGTTTTCATTCTTAAATCGTTTTTTTTTGCAAGGCAGAGGTATATTCTCGATTTTGCGTCGTTTATCTCGAAGGAAGAATGAGATATATTCTTACATTCGAATATTGATTTTTCCGACGAAGGATGTGAGTTGTAAAATTCGCTTGAAAACGGACTTGAAGTCCGATTCTGATAAAATGAGGGTTTGTGAAAGACCGAAAAGACTCACCTTGCAACACGGAGTCCATTGGTAGAAAATGCTGGAGTTCCCACATTTCCATCTTTAGCTTTTTCGAACCGACTGATTGTCGCTCCATCCGATGTGAGTTACTACATTTGGGAGAATACTATAAAGGGTAAAATTTCCTTTTGAACCTAAGAAATCAACTTCACAAAGTCCGATCCAGTTTCGGATTACAAAGGCACCTTATCGTTACGAATTTCAGTATCCACTCGAGACGGATTTCGATTTTCCGGATAATCCGTCGAAAAGTGCAAACCTCGACTTTCCTTTCTCGAAAGCGCAGAACGGATGATGAGTTCCGCCACGATCACCAAGTTTCTAAGTTCGATCAAAGGATTTGTGATCACGGTTCGGTTGTAGTAGTCTTTTACTTCTTCGTAGATCAAGTCCATTCTTCTCTTGGCTCTTTCCAGTCGCAGATTGGAACGAACGATTCCCACGTAGTTACTCATCGTACTTTTGATTTCGTTTAAGTCGTGTGAGATTAAAACCCATTCTTCCGTGTTGACCATTCCTTCTTTGTTCCAAGAAGGAATTTGATCGTGAGCGGATGTGAACTCCGGTTTTTGTTTTCGGATTCTTTCGGCGATTCGATTGGAGAATACGAGACATTCTAAAAGGCTGTTGGAAGCGAGGCGGTTTCCTCCGTGAACTCCCGTACAAGCGGTCTCTCCCGCAGTGGAAAGATTGGAGATCGTTGTTCTTCCTTCCAAATCCGAAGCGACTCCTCCACAAAGAAAGTGAGCCACGGGGACGACTGGGATCAGATCGGTGGTGATATCGATTCCGAGTTCCTTACACTTTTCATAAATCGAAGGAAAGGATTCTCGGATCTGCGTAGAGGGAAGATGAGTGATGTCCAACCAGACGTGTTCTTCTCCTCGTTTTTTCATCTCAGAGTCGATCGCGCGCGCGACTACGTCTCTTGGCGCCAGATCCGCCATCGGATGATAACGTTTCATAAACGGTTCTTTATCCAACGAAAGTAGAATTCCGCCCTTTCCTCGAACGGCTTCCGAAATCAAAAAAGAATCTCCGTCTTCGTGATAGAGGGCCGTTGGATGGAACTGATAGAATTCCATATTCTTAATGAGCGCTCCGGCTCTGTAAGCGGAAGCGACCCCGTCTCCGGTTGCGATTTTGGGATTGGTCGTATGCGAGTAGACCTGCCCGGCGCCTCCGGTTGCAAGAATCGTTTCTTTCGCCAGGATCGGAAATACTTCCCCGCTTTGGTTGGAAAGAACATACGCGCCGTAACACACGAGTCCCTTTTGTTTTAAATGGTGGGGAGTGATGAGATCTACGAGAGTATGATATTCTAAAATTTGAATATTCGGATTTGATTTAACTACTTTCAGAAGGGTTTTTTCGATTTCCCTGCCCGTTCTATCGTGTGCGTGTACGATTCGATTTTTACCGTGACCACCTTCTCGGGAAAGGTCGAACTTTCCGGAAGCTTCCAGGTTGAATGGGACCCCGTAGTTTAAGAGTTCTTTGACGAGAGGAGGGCCTTCTTCTACGAGGACTTGAACCGCCGCCGGATCGCAGAGCCAGGCTCCCGCTTCCAGAGTGTCCGCAACGTGGTCTGAAAGTTTATCACCTTCCGCAAAGACGGAAGCGATTCCGCCCTGCGCGTAGTTTGTGTTGGATTCGTAGTCCGATTTTTTGGTTACGATGATGACGGAGCCGAAGGGAGCGAGTTTCAAGGCCGAAAAAAGGCCCGTGATTCCGCTCCCTAAGACTAAAAAGTCCGTTTTGATACGGGGCATACTATTTCTTTTTTTGTGTGTTGATCAGCGCTTCAATATAATCCAAAGAACGAATGAGTTGATAGTCCGGTTTGATCGGGTCGTTTTTATGTTCTGCGATAAACGACGCCGCCTTTCCATTCTTCTGAACCCAAGAATCCAACTTTTTCACGTCAAACGCGCTTCTTTCTTCGGTCGAGGCCGGAAGTTCGGAAAGGTGATTCCACATATTTTCTTCTCTAAATCGGAACGGGAACGATCCGTCTTCTTCGGAAGAAATGTCGATATCCGGTTTTACACCCACTACTTGGATCGTGTTTCCGGATGGAGAATAGTAACGCGCCTGAGTAAGTTTGATCAGATAGTCGTTTCCGAGAGGCATCAGTTTTTGAACGGTAGCCTTACCGAAAGTTCTTTCTCCTAAGATCAATCCTCTTCCGTGGTGTTTGATCGCGCTCGCAACGATCTCCGAAGCGGAAGCCGACTTCGCGTTGATCAGAACGGCTAACGGTAAATTGGTGATGTCCTTATTCTTTGCATACGCGTCTTCGGGACTTCTGTTCGGGCTTTTTGTGGAAACGATCAAACCCTTTTCGATAAACATATCGGCGATGTCGATCGCGAGATCCAAATAACCGCCGGCGTTGCTTCGAAGATCCAGGATTACAGCCTTGAGTTTGGTTCCTTTGGTCTGTGCTTCCTTTTCGAGTTCTCTGTATTTATCCATCAACTCTCGATCCACCGATGGACCGTCTTCCGATTTTACGAAACCGGTGAGTTTGATATAACCGATATGCTCGTGGCCTTCTATGAGTTTGCTGCTTAAATTTTTGATTTCAATCGTGTCTCGTACGACTTCGATGTTCAGAGTTCCGGGAACTCCTTTTCTCTGAATCGTGAGCGCGACCTTGGAACCTTTTTTTCCTTTGATCTTTTCTACGACCTTATCCAGAAGAATTCCTTTGATCGATTTTCCGTCCACAGCGAGGATCACGTCCCCGGAGCGAATTCCTGCGTTGACGGCGGGTCTTCCTTCGAGAGGATTCTCCACCACAACTTCTCTGTTTCCTCCACCGGAAAGAATGGCTCCGATTCCTTCAAAACTTCCGTCTTGAATTTTTGCCATGGATTCTTCCCAAGCGGAACGAAGGAAGACGTTACTGTGTGGATCGAGAGAGGAAAGATATCCGTTCGCCGCGGCGAGAAGGACGTCGTTCATCGTAAACGGTTCTTTTGATTTTTCTTCGGCTTCTCCAAACGGATCTTTGAGAGGAGAGTCCTTGTATTTGTCGATATTGGTTTCGATAAAGGAGAGAATTCGATCAAAGTCTTTTTTGCTAAAACCGGTTTGTTCCCATTTTGCGGAAAGGACGTTCTTACGAACCTTTTCTCTTTCCACGAGTTTTTTGACTTCGTCGTCGCTGACCTTGGTTTTGTTTGCGTCTTCTTTGAGTTTACGATCTCTGATCTTTTCTACTTCCGCGTAGTCCGGATCAAAGAGAACGAAAGAATCATCGGTGGAAATTTTGAAAGTTTTCCCCGGAAAAGTTTCGTCCTTTTCTTCATATTTCTCTCTTTCCTTGAAATAACTTTCCGGATAGAGATAGATGGAATGAGGAAGCGATAAGAGGGCGTAGATCGCGGCCTCTCGATAGGCTCGGTTTTTATCGATATTCTTATCGATGTAATACCGAGATACGGTGTTCACCACGTTATCAAAGTCTTTGAGGGTAAAGTCTGCCTTGACCGGGGACTTGCCGGATGTAGGCTCGCAGTACAGGATAAATATGGTCAAAAGAGTGGAAAGTAATAACGAAAGCGCGGCAGATCCTTTTTTCAAACTCGTGTCCCTCAGATTTCAGGAAATTTTCGGTTCATTCTCTATTCAAATCTCAAAGTGTCAATCCCTTTGGGGCGGAAGTTCGCTCTTCCTTCTCTTGATTTTACAATTCGTTGTCTCGTGTTCGACGGTTTCTTTTCCGGGCTCGGGAAGATTCGCGCTCGAAATGATACAAGAACAGGCCATTTTAGAATTTTATGGAACCCCGGAAGAAAGGGAATCCGCGATCAAACTTTTAAAATCGAGCTGTCGCTCCTTGAGACCCGATCGTGCACTTTCTTGTTACAATCTTTCCGTACTTTTTGTATCTTCAAAGAATTATCAGGATGCTCTGGAATACGCACTTCGTGCGAGAAAGGCAGATCAAGAAGATACGCTCTATCGAGATCAGGTATTTCAAGCCGCGTATTACTTGGAGTTGGAGCAGGGCGAGGCTCTAACGATCGACGAAGTGGAAAAAAGATATTTCCGAGCGATCAAAAACTGCAAGGAAGGAAAGAAGAATGAAACTCTTGCCGATCTGATGGTTCTTGCGGAAATGAAAGAGATCGGAAAAGAATCCCTCAAAAAAGGTATCTTTTCGGAATGTGTGGGAGAATCGGAATCTCTTCTCAATCTCAAACCGAACGAAGTGAGTTATACAAAAGAATATTATAAATTTCTGGAGAATTCGCATCCTTACAAGGAAGTCTGGGACGTGACCGGAGTGGTGCGAAAACAAACCCTGGAGAAAACGCAGAACCCGAACCAAGAAGTCACAAAGGTCTGGAAAGAATTTCGTCAATCCGTGAAATCAAAAAACAAACCCAAGGCGATCGAACAACTAAAAAAGTTCAAAACAACTTTGGAAACGATCTCACAAAAAAATCCGAATTCAAAATACCTCGCGCTTCATCTCAAAAAAGCAGCGTTCTACTTGATCCAAGGAGATCCGAATTTCGAAGGATTTCGAGAACTCACAAAAGAGCTCGAAGATATTCCTTGACGCTCTTTTCGATTCCGACTTCCAGAGCATAAGACATCAAACGATGACCGATGGAGACTTCCAAAAGATCGGGAAGTTTTGAAAAGACGGAAAGATTGTGCTGATCTAAATCGTGGCCCGCGTTGATTCCCATCTTTTGGGAAAGAATTTCTTTTGCCGCGGGGACATACAACGTTTCAAAGGATTTTTTTCCTTCTTCCGGAGAACGATCGAAGGCTTCCGCAAAAGGACCGGTGTAAAATTCCACGCGGTCGGCTCCGGAAAGAGAGGCGAGTTTAAGATTCTCCAGATCGGTTTCCACAAAGAGGGCGGTGCGGATTTTTTCCTTTTTTAGAATTTTAGAATATTCTTGAATTGTATCCAAGTCTTTTTGAAAATCAAATCCGTGATCGGATGTGATTTCTCCCGGAGTCACGGGGACTAGGGTTGCCTGATCCGGTTTTGCCGCGAGGACCAATTCGATAAAACGGGAAGAAGGTTCTCCTTCGATATTGTATTCGATCGATGTTTTGTTTTTCTGATTGTAGGACGAAATAAATTCTTTGAGTTCAAAGACGTCGTCTTTTCGGATATGTCTTTCGTCTTCCCTGGGATGGACCGTGATTCCTTCCGCGCCAGCCAGAAGAACCAATTCCGCAAAGTGGATGAGATTGGGAATATTTCCGCCTCTCGAATTTCGCAGAGTGGCGACCTTATTGATGTTTACGCTCAGCTTTGTTTTCAACGGATTCTCCTAAAAGAAAGGGGTTCTTTTGCTAAAAAGGGGATTTGGTTTCATTCTGGGAATTGAAAAAAAACGAAACAGCGAAGGATTCTTTCCTTGCAATTATTCTAAAAATCGGTTAGGGTTGCGCCCCGTTCGAGTTAGCAGATTCTTACCCACAAGTTGAGAACGAGAGGAAAGGAAAGTCGTTCCGAGAAATGGTTTTTAGGAGTTCCTACGGGAGGGACTTTTTAATTGCAAAATTACGATTTTGTGATAGAGAAAAGTCTTCCGAACGTTCCACCACCCACCCCTCCACCCAAAATCAGGGCGGGGCCGTGAAGTTTTACGAAGGATCGTCGTAGTTCCGACGATTCATCTTGAGCTTCGAAAAACGAGTGGTTCAGGATAGGCGAGCGATGGACGGAGAATAATAATATTTCTGCTTGAACGTGAATACCTCTCGCAGAGCATGGTCAATTCCGATGGCAACCAGTAAGAAGACTACTTCCAAAAAAACTGTCTCGGCCGCGGCTAAAAAAAAGGCACCGGCCAAGAAAGCCGCGCCCAAAAAAGCTTCTGCTTCGACAAAGAAGAAAGAAGAAATTATCAAAAAGGCTCTTTCGAGTCCGGCATCCAAAGCCGCGGGAACTAAAAAGGCTTCGGGGTCCAAGGGCGTAGCTCTCAATCCCCTTGGAAAAAAATGGACCTGCCATACTTGTTCCACGAAATTTTACGATCTCAATAAAGAAGAAAAGATCTGTCCTAAGTGCGGGGCGGATCAAAACAAACGTCCGGTAACCCGTACTCGAACTGTTCGTCCGAGAGTGGTAGAAGAGGAAGAAATCATCGACGACGACGCAATCGCCGAAGACGAGGATTTGGAATTCGTCGAAGAACCTCTCGAAGAGGCTTTGGAAGAAGAGGAAGAAACGGAAGAAGCCGAAGAGTAATCTTCTTTCTTGTCTCATCCGATTCTCATTCTGGCCGCTCCCACGGGAGCGGGCAAAACTTCTCTCATCACGGAACTCGATCCGGAAAGGTTCGAAATTCTTTCCTTTGATTCCAGACAAATTTACCGCGAGATGCCGATCGGCACCGCGGCTCCTACAAAAGAACAACAATCTATAATTCGCCACCATCTCGTCGAAGTCCTTTTTCCTTCCGAGAAAGTCGACGCCGGTCTTTACAATCGTCTCGCCGACGAAGCCTTACGCTCGGTCTTAAATCAAAACAAAATTCCGGTCTTTACGGCGGGAACCGGATTCTATCTAAAGGCATTTTTATTTGGAATGTTTGCGGTTCCTGAAATTTCGGAAGACGTGAGAAACAAAGTCCTCGCGATGAGTCCGGAACAAAAGAGAAATCGTCTGCAAGAATTGGATCCGGATTCTTTGGAAAAAATATTTCCCGGAGATGATTACAGATTGGGTCGGGCTCTTGAGGTCAATTTGATGGGAGAACGTTGGTCCGCATTAAAAATCGATCTCCAAACTTCGGCGATTCAAAAATACAATTTGAACATTCGTTTGGGCGTATTTCTCGACTTGGATCGGAAAGAACTTTATGATCGGATCAACCTCCGCGCCAAAGAAATGATCGATCAAGGAATGGCCGAAGAGGCTTGGAAGATTCAAGAATTCTATGGCGCAGATTGTCCGGGACTCAAATCCCTAGGCTATAATTTTGCACTTGAAAATAAAAAAGGAAACTCCAATCTAGAGACATTCCTTGCGGATTTAAGCCAATCGCATAGGAATTATGCCAAACGACAGATCACCTGGTTTCGAAAGGAAACGTATCTCAAACCAATGGGTCGGACTGAGGCGCTGGAAACAATAAAACATATAAAGTAACGGAAACAAAAAAAGATGTCTGCTAAAAACAACATACAAGACCAACTCTTAAACACTGCCCGGAAGGATAAATTGGATCTTACCATTTATCTATTAAACGGGGTTCCCTTGAAAGGTAAGGTAGTCAGCTTTGATAATTTTACGATCGTTTTGGAGCAGGAAAATAAACAGAGTCTTGTTTATAAACACGCGATCTCGACGATCATTCCCGCAAAGATCATCAAGCTTTATACTGAGGAAACCAAAGACGCAGCACAAGGATAATGCGACTTTGGACTAAACTGTTCTGGATTCTCATTCCGGGACTATTTGCAACTCTTCTCTATTTTTGTCTTATCCCCCTCAAAGAGGGGGATGCGCTTCTCGTCGTCGACGGTTCCGAGGAAATCTTAGAATATACGGGCGGACCTGGATACGTCTTTGAATGGAAGGCGATTCTTCCTTGGAAATTTCAGGTCCTTCGTTTTCCGATTTCGTCCAGGGTTGCGAATGCAAATCTGAGCGTGGATCTTTCTTCGGGGCTTTTCCCCGAATCTTCCTCCGAAGGAAAGATCAAGATCAAACTCGAAGTCAAATATTCCCTCGATTCTCAACGCGCGCCCGAGTTTTTGGAAACCGCCGGGATTCGAGACGAAAAGATAAGCAACTATATTAGCAAATTATTACATTCTATTCTTCGCAAGAAGATCGACGAATATCTAAACAATCCCGCTCTTCTCAAAAACAATCTCGAAAATTATACCCGAAACAATCTGGCCGTCGATCTCCTCGCCGATGAAAAGACGATCAAAACTCTGAGTCTAAGAATTCTGGATCTACAAGTGCCGGACGCGGTCCTGATCAACGGAATCTATCGAAATCAAAATCTTCTCTTACAAAGAAAACTAGAACTCGTGGCGGCGCTCGGAAAAGCCGAAGCTCTCAAGATAGAAGAGGACGCCAAAACATTCGCACTCCTAAAACGTCTGGAAAAAACGAAGGACTTCGTAACTAAAAATCCGGACATGAAAGAATTTGTAATCTATGAAAGTTTATCCGATAACGTGGAAGTGATTCTTCTTCCTTCGGAAATGATCTTGGGAGAAATCCCGACTTCTAAAAAGAAAAAGAACGGCGCAGTAAAAAGACCCAAAGAGGTAGAATGAAACAGGACAAACCCGTAGTATTGATTATGGCCGGAGGCAAAGGAGAGCGTTTTTGGCCGCGTTCCCGAGTTTCCACACCGAAACAATTACAGAAAGTTTATTCCAACAAAACTCTTCTCAAGGAAACCTTGGAAAGAGCACTCACGATCACTACGATCGATCGTATTTACATCGGAACCAACGCTAGTCTCAAAAAATCCATCCTTGCTCAGGAGAAAAATTTTCCTGAAAAGAATTTTATCATCGAACCCGAAGGCAAAAACACCGCTCCCATCATCGCACTCGCGTCTCTTTATTTCAAAGAACAATACGGAGACCCGATTCAGGTCGTCCTGTCCGCGGACGCATGGATCAATCCTGTAAAAGAATTTACAAAGACGATCTCCAAAGCCCTCGAACAGGCGGAGAATCATCTGGTTCTTCTCGGAATCAAACCGAATCGTCCCGAGATAGGATACGGTTATATCGAAGCCGGAAAATCGACTGACGGTTGTTTTGCGGTAAAATCCTTTTACGAAAAGCCGGACGTCAAAACCGCGCTCAAGTATATCAAAAGGAAGAATTTTTATTGGAACCCGGGAATCTTTCTCTGGAAGACTTCCACTATATTAGAAGAATTTAAAGCACATTCTCCGAAAATTCTCGGACCTCTCGAAGAAAGATTTCCGTTTAAAAAGGCGGGCGAGTTGGGCGCGGCGTTCAAAATTCTTCCTTCCGATCCGGTCGATATCGCGATCATGGAAAAGAGTTCCCGCATTTCCATGGTGGAAGCGAGTTTTGGTTGGGACGACGTGGGCTCCTGGACTTCTCTGGAAAGAGTGATGCCTGGAGATTCTTCCGAAAACAGACACATGGGGAATGCGATTCTATTTCATAAGTCTTCCGGAAACATCACTCAAACTAAAAAAGAATTCACCGCACTTCTCGGAGTTCAAGATCTGATCGTGGTCGAAGAGGAAGACGTTCTCTTTATCAGTACCAAAACGGGAGTAGGCGACATCAAAAACCTCGTCGCGGAACTCCGTAAAAATAAAACTTTACAAAAGTACACAGAATAGTTTTCTGACATGAGGAAATCTAAGGAGTTCTGAATGCCTTCAGGTAAGAAAAGAAAGCGCAGAAAGATCGCGACTCATAAAAGAAAGAAAAAGAGAAGAGCGAACAGACATAAGAAGAAAAAGTAATCCGTAGATCCTCCTTCCTTCTCCGGGAATTCCCGGAATCAAGCTAGAGACATCATAGGACTGTTAAGCCCATTTCCGAATCGACCGATACAATCGGTATGGGCTCATTTCAGGATTATTCAATTTTTCGCAGGTGGTGGAAGAAAGAATCTCCTCCTGCGAGAGGTTACACAAAATCTTATTCCGCCACAACCCCATCCGGTGACATTCTTCAGGCGGATTTAAATTTTCACGAAAAGAAAGTTCGTATTACCCTCGAAATCGCGGGTGAGAGCGGACGTATCTATATCGCCACCATAAAAGACGGAACCGTACTCCAAGAGAAAGATCTTTCGAGCGGGAGAATGGTTCCTATCTATCCTAAGCTCGCTCCCTTTCAGGAAGTTTTTTCCAGTCTTCCGGATCCCGATCTTCTTTCCACACTCGGCGGGCTTTATGGAATTTCAAAAACTCCACTCGGACAGACCGAAACAAACATTCCCAGACCTTGGGAAACTTCGACTCGTTACGATCATATTTTTGGAATCCATCACGAGAAAACATTTTGGCAAAGAATTTTTTCGAGAGAACGAGAATACAAAGAACCTTGGATCGTTCGAGTTAAACAAAGATTTTGGAGCGAATTTCAAGACCTTCTTCTCGGGGCTTGTTCGGCGCTCGGAATTTATTACGCTTATACCGATTTCTATCTCCTGGGATTTTCTCTCGCCGTTTTCGGTTTGCTTTTTGGCGGTTTAGACTGGATGCTGAGAAAAAGAAATCCGCTCTTCGTAAAAGTCCTTTTGTTCATGAGTCTGGGATCTTACTTTTACTACGTCGGATATACCCGGTATTGAGGTAAATCATGTCATCCGAAATCGACCACCAGTACATTTTATTCAGTTTGGGGGACGAGGAATACGCGATTCCCATTTCCTTGGTAGACGAGATCATCAAGATCGATAATTTAATCCGAATTCCCAAAGCGAAGGCTTACTTTGCCGGTATCATGGACATTCGAGGAAAGGTCGTAAAGATGGTGGATCTCGCGGTAAAACTTACCGTGCCGAGAGAAGGGGATCTTTCTTACGATCGAGCCATCGTGGTCAAGGTCGGAGGTCATTCTGTCGGAATTATCGTAGACAAGGTGTCTAACGTGGTTCTTTTTCCGCCGGAATCCATCAACCCTCCGCCTCCTTCCGTAAAAGGAATTTCAGGACGTTATATCACCGGAATCGGCAAAAAGGACGATCGATTTATCATCATCATCGACGTGGAAAAGATATTGGGAGCGGAAGAATTGGCCGAACTAGGAAGCAATGTCGGATGAGCAAACTCAGTTTCGAAATCGGCAACGTTTCTTTGTAGAACGCTCTGCCTTTCCCTTAGGAAAAATTCTACTTACCATCGGCCTCGTTTTCTTCGGGGCGACTTCCATTCTTTCGGACGAGCAGGACAGAAGATACGATTCTAAAAATCTCTACGATCCTCCCTCGGTAAAAATCACGGAACAAGATCTAAAGAACGTAAGAGAGGCCGTCGCCGATCCTACAAAAGATCCAATTTCCGAAATACAAAAAGTTCTCAATAATTATTACAGTCAGTT
This is a stretch of genomic DNA from Leptospira tipperaryensis. It encodes these proteins:
- the nadB gene encoding L-aspartate oxidase; the protein is MPRIKTDFLVLGSGITGLFSALKLAPFGSVIIVTKKSDYESNTNYAQGGIASVFAEGDKLSDHVADTLEAGAWLCDPAAVQVLVEEGPPLVKELLNYGVPFNLEASGKFDLSREGGHGKNRIVHAHDRTGREIEKTLLKVVKSNPNIQILEYHTLVDLITPHHLKQKGLVCYGAYVLSNQSGEVFPILAKETILATGGAGQVYSHTTNPKIATGDGVASAYRAGALIKNMEFYQFHPTALYHEDGDSFLISEAVRGKGGILLSLDKEPFMKRYHPMADLAPRDVVARAIDSEMKKRGEEHVWLDITHLPSTQIRESFPSIYEKCKELGIDITTDLIPVVPVAHFLCGGVASDLEGRTTISNLSTAGETACTGVHGGNRLASNSLLECLVFSNRIAERIRKQKPEFTSAHDQIPSWNKEGMVNTEEWVLISHDLNEIKSTMSNYVGIVRSNLRLERAKRRMDLIYEEVKDYYNRTVITNPLIELRNLVIVAELIIRSALSRKESRGLHFSTDYPENRNPSRVDTEIRNDKVPL
- a CDS encoding S41 family peptidase, whose amino-acid sequence is MKKGSAALSLLLSTLLTIFILYCEPTSGKSPVKADFTLKDFDNVVNTVSRYYIDKNIDKNRAYREAAIYALLSLPHSIYLYPESYFKEREKYEEKDETFPGKTFKISTDDSFVLFDPDYAEVEKIRDRKLKEDANKTKVSDDEVKKLVEREKVRKNVLSAKWEQTGFSKKDFDRILSFIETNIDKYKDSPLKDPFGEAEEKSKEPFTMNDVLLAAANGYLSSLDPHSNVFLRSAWEESMAKIQDGSFEGIGAILSGGGNREVVVENPLEGRPAVNAGIRSGDVILAVDGKSIKGILLDKVVEKIKGKKGSKVALTIQRKGVPGTLNIEVVRDTIEIKNLSSKLIEGHEHIGYIKLTGFVKSEDGPSVDRELMDKYRELEKEAQTKGTKLKAVILDLRSNAGGYLDLAIDIADMFIEKGLIVSTKSPNRSPEDAYAKNKDITNLPLAVLINAKSASASEIVASAIKHHGRGLILGERTFGKATVQKLMPLGNDYLIKLTQARYYSPSGNTIQVVGVKPDIDISSEEDGSFPFRFREENMWNHLSELPASTEERSAFDVKKLDSWVQKNGKAASFIAEHKNDPIKPDYQLIRSLDYIEALINTQKKK
- a CDS encoding pyridoxine 5'-phosphate synthase, encoding MKTKLSVNINKVATLRNSRGGNIPNLIHFAELVLLAGAEGITVHPREDERHIRKDDVFELKEFISSYNQKNKTSIEYNIEGEPSSRFIELVLAAKPDQATLVPVTPGEITSDHGFDFQKDLDTIQEYSKILKKEKIRTALFVETDLENLKLASLSGADRVEFYTGPFAEAFDRSPEEGKKSFETLYVPAAKEILSQKMGINAGHDLDQHNLSVFSKLPDLLEVSIGHRLMSYALEVGIEKSVKEYLRALL
- a CDS encoding TIGR02300 family protein — protein: MATSKKTTSKKTVSAAAKKKAPAKKAAPKKASASTKKKEEIIKKALSSPASKAAGTKKASGSKGVALNPLGKKWTCHTCSTKFYDLNKEEKICPKCGADQNKRPVTRTRTVRPRVVEEEEIIDDDAIAEDEDLEFVEEPLEEALEEEEETEEAEE
- the miaA gene encoding tRNA (adenosine(37)-N6)-dimethylallyltransferase MiaA, translating into MSHPILILAAPTGAGKTSLITELDPERFEILSFDSRQIYREMPIGTAAPTKEQQSIIRHHLVEVLFPSEKVDAGLYNRLADEALRSVLNQNKIPVFTAGTGFYLKAFLFGMFAVPEISEDVRNKVLAMSPEQKRNRLQELDPDSLEKIFPGDDYRLGRALEVNLMGERWSALKIDLQTSAIQKYNLNIRLGVFLDLDRKELYDRINLRAKEMIDQGMAEEAWKIQEFYGADCPGLKSLGYNFALENKKGNSNLETFLADLSQSHRNYAKRQITWFRKETYLKPMGRTEALETIKHIK
- the hfq gene encoding RNA chaperone Hfq, which produces MSAKNNIQDQLLNTARKDKLDLTIYLLNGVPLKGKVVSFDNFTIVLEQENKQSLVYKHAISTIIPAKIIKLYTEETKDAAQG
- a CDS encoding mannose-1-phosphate guanylyltransferase is translated as MKQDKPVVLIMAGGKGERFWPRSRVSTPKQLQKVYSNKTLLKETLERALTITTIDRIYIGTNASLKKSILAQEKNFPEKNFIIEPEGKNTAPIIALASLYFKEQYGDPIQVVLSADAWINPVKEFTKTISKALEQAENHLVLLGIKPNRPEIGYGYIEAGKSTDGCFAVKSFYEKPDVKTALKYIKRKNFYWNPGIFLWKTSTILEEFKAHSPKILGPLEERFPFKKAGELGAAFKILPSDPVDIAIMEKSSRISMVEASFGWDDVGSWTSLERVMPGDSSENRHMGNAILFHKSSGNITQTKKEFTALLGVQDLIVVEEEDVLFISTKTGVGDIKNLVAELRKNKTLQKYTE
- a CDS encoding chemotaxis protein CheW, which codes for MSSEIDHQYILFSLGDEEYAIPISLVDEIIKIDNLIRIPKAKAYFAGIMDIRGKVVKMVDLAVKLTVPREGDLSYDRAIVVKVGGHSVGIIVDKVSNVVLFPPESINPPPPSVKGISGRYITGIGKKDDRFIIIIDVEKILGAEELAELGSNVG